CTGGATGCAGGTAAAGCCGTAGCGCTGGCCAATAAAGAAACGCTGGTAGTGGCCGGTGATATTGTAATGCAGAAGGCCATCGAAAAAAGAGTGCCTGTTATTCCGGTAGATTCCGAACACTCGGCCATATTTCAGTGTTTGGTAGGTGAAACCCGCAACAAGATCGAGAAAGTGATCTTAACAGCGAGCGGCGGTCCCTTTCTTGGTAAAAAGCCCAATTACCTGGTGAATGTAAAGCGCGATCATGCGCTGCAGCATCCTAACTGGCAAATGGGAGCAAAGATCACCATCGACTCGGCCACTTTAATGAACAAAGGGCTTGAAATGATAGAAGCCCGCTGGTTGTTTGACCTGCAGGCCGACCAGGTACAGGTACTTGTTCACCCCCAAAGTATTATTCATAGCATGGTGCAGTTTGAAGATGGAAGTATTAAAGCGCAGATGGGGCTGCCCGATATGAAACTGCCCATTCAGTATGCCCTGGCTTTCCCGCATCGTATACCCAACCAGTTCCCGCGGTATAATTTCAGAACCCCCGCCCAGCTTACATTTGAGGAACCCGATACCAAAACATTCCGCAACCTGCAACTGGCCACCGACGCCCTCTTCAGGGGTGGAAACCAGCCCTGTGTGCTGAATGCCGCCAATGAAATTGCCGTATTCGCATTTTTACGCAATCGTATTGGCTTTTTGGATATGACCGATCTCATTGAACGGACCCTGCAACACGTGCCGGTTATAGAAAAACCCACGCTGGAAGAATATTTTGACAGCGATGGGGAGGCCCGTAATTTTGCCGCCTCCCTTATTAAGCTCTAAGCTGAAAGCTAAAGGCAGAAGGCAAAAAACTTGATTGCTGTACATATTGGTGCCCGGCAAATGGTTTTAAGGCCTGAAATTGAGGAACTGGCCTTAAGCTTTAAGCGTTTAGCCTTCAGCCTAAGCGTTAAGCTTTATAAGTTTTTTGTGAGCGGTTAAGGGAATTGCGGGATAATTCAATACTTTGAGCGTAATTTAAAATAAACACCACCGCGTTTTAGCGATTATATGATCACATTGTTAGCAATAGACTGGGCTGTAGTAGGTATTAAAGCCGGACAATTAATATTATGCTTATCCATACTGGTCGTCTTACATGAGATGGGCCACTTTTTGCCCGCCAAATGGTTTAAATGCAGGGTTGAAAAATTTTATCTGTTCTTCGATCCCTGGTTTTCACTGGTAAAAAAGAAGATAGGAGATACCGTATACGGGATCGGCTGGCTGCCCCTGGGCGGCTATGTAAAGATCTCGGGGATGATTGATGAGAGTATGGATAAAGAGCAAATGAAGCTGCCACCGGAACCCTGGGAATTTCGCAGTAAGAAACCCTGGCAGCGTTTGATCATCATGATCGGCGGTGTTACGGTTAACCTCATACTCGGCTTCTTTTTATTTGCAATGATCCTTTGGCATTGGGGCGAAGAATACCTGCCTGCAAAAAATGTAGTGTATGGCGTGTATGTAGATAGCCTGGGTAAAAGCATTGGGTTAAAAGACGGCGACAAGATCATGGCGGTGAATGGTAAAGAAATTGAGAATTTCAACCGGTTGAGCACCGATATTATCCTGAACGAAGCCAAAACCATCAATATCATTCGCGATGGACAAAGCATGGACCTGCCCATCCCGGAAGGCACCATCAGTCAGCTGATAAAACGCAAAGGCGATCCGCTCGCATACCCCCGGTTCCCGGCTGTGGTAGACAGCGTAAATACCAGCGCCAATGCTACTGCCAAAGTATTGCAGAAAGACGATCAGATCATTGGTTTCAACAGCCAGCCCATCACTTCTTTTTATCAGCTGAGCGATGTAAAAAAAGACTACAAGGGTAAAGATGTAACCCTGACTTTATTGCGTGGTGGTGATTCAGTTACCGTTAAAATGAAGCTGACGGCCGATGCCAGCATTGGTTTTTATCCCCGACCGCCCGATAAGTTCCTGAAATTCGATGTAAAGAAATATACCTTCCTTGAATCATTGCCTGCAGGTGTGAAAAAAGGCTGGAATACCCTGGTTATGAACGTGCAGAACTTCAAGCTGCTGTTTACCAGCAAGGAAGTAAAGGCAAGCGAATCGCTGGGTAGCTTTTTAACCATCGGTAACATGTTTGGCGCCCAGTGGGATTGGGAACGCTTCTGGACAATGACCGCGCTGTTGAGCATTGTACTGGCGTTT
The Niastella koreensis GR20-10 genome window above contains:
- a CDS encoding 1-deoxy-D-xylulose-5-phosphate reductoisomerase, producing the protein MSNSFPHRRIAIFGSTGSVGSQALEVIASNPDKFSAEVLTAFSNEELLIKQALQFNPNIVVIGDEAKYKIVKEALSHTDVKVFAGEKALEEVASMDVYDMMLAAIVGFAGLRPTLCALDAGKAVALANKETLVVAGDIVMQKAIEKRVPVIPVDSEHSAIFQCLVGETRNKIEKVILTASGGPFLGKKPNYLVNVKRDHALQHPNWQMGAKITIDSATLMNKGLEMIEARWLFDLQADQVQVLVHPQSIIHSMVQFEDGSIKAQMGLPDMKLPIQYALAFPHRIPNQFPRYNFRTPAQLTFEEPDTKTFRNLQLATDALFRGGNQPCVLNAANEIAVFAFLRNRIGFLDMTDLIERTLQHVPVIEKPTLEEYFDSDGEARNFAASLIKL
- the rseP gene encoding RIP metalloprotease RseP, translating into MITLLAIDWAVVGIKAGQLILCLSILVVLHEMGHFLPAKWFKCRVEKFYLFFDPWFSLVKKKIGDTVYGIGWLPLGGYVKISGMIDESMDKEQMKLPPEPWEFRSKKPWQRLIIMIGGVTVNLILGFFLFAMILWHWGEEYLPAKNVVYGVYVDSLGKSIGLKDGDKIMAVNGKEIENFNRLSTDIILNEAKTINIIRDGQSMDLPIPEGTISQLIKRKGDPLAYPRFPAVVDSVNTSANATAKVLQKDDQIIGFNSQPITSFYQLSDVKKDYKGKDVTLTLLRGGDSVTVKMKLTADASIGFYPRPPDKFLKFDVKKYTFLESLPAGVKKGWNTLVMNVQNFKLLFTSKEVKASESLGSFLTIGNMFGAQWDWERFWTMTALLSIVLAFMNILPIPALDGGHVLFTLYEMITGRKPSDKFMEYAQMAGMILLLGVMAYALGLDFWRYLFKH